A window of Tetrapisispora phaffii CBS 4417 chromosome 9, complete genome contains these coding sequences:
- the TOM22 gene encoding Tom22p (similar to Saccharomyces cerevisiae TOM22 (YNL131W); ancestral locus Anc_2.137), producing MLLSNNVNSLTYENLMSKVVLSEQKDIIDYIEDIEYESELDYLSYEKELFYDDIGDEYYDYLGNQEIYDLFDVEHELVEGSHCLNRKRKSSCAFQHIVSDNESQSISSYKFLNIFPLKYRETVEILLNNLSTSTRCFFNMSKRIVWNISMSSLLLGMPLYLTIMLERQTLENERYFELLPYTNLSGI from the coding sequence atgttattaaGTAATAATGTCAATAGTTTAACTTATGAGAATTTAATGTCAAAGGTTGTTCTTTCGGAACAAAAAGATATCATTGACTATAtagaagatattgaatacGAATCTGAATTGGATTATCTTTCATATGAAAAGGAATTATTTTATGACGACATAGGCGATGAATATTATGATTACCTGGGGAACCAAGAAATATATGATTTATTCGATGTTGAACATGAGTTAGTAGAAGGTAGCCACTGCTTAAATAGAAAAAGGAAAAGTTCTTGTGCCTTTCAGCACATTGTCAGTGATAATGAATCTCAATCAATATCAAGTTATAAGTTTCTCAATATTTTCCCCCTTAAATATAGAGAAACAGTTGAAATACTGTTAAATAATCTTTCCACGAGCACACGatgttttttcaatatgTCCAAAAGAATTGTTTGGAATATATCGATGTCCTCATTATTGCTAGGCATGCctttatatttaacaataatgtTAGAGAGACAAACGTTAGAAAACGAGCGATACTTTGAATTACTTCCATATACCAACTTGTCAGGCATATaa
- the KRE33 gene encoding ribosome biosynthesis protein KRE33 (similar to Saccharomyces cerevisiae KRE33 (YNL132W); ancestral locus Anc_2.136), with protein MAKKAIDSRIPSIIRNGVQTKQRSFFVIVGDNARNQLPNLHYLMMSADLKMNKSVLWAYKNKLSGFTSHRKKREQKIKKEIKRGTRDVNEQDPFETFISNQSIRYVYYKETEKILGNTYGMCILQDFEGLTPNLLARTIETVEGGGMIIILLKSMTSLKQLYTMTMDIHSRYRTEAHNDVIARFNERFILSLGSNPNCLVVDDELNVLPISGGKNVERLPPPDTDELTPKQLELKDLKESLEDVQPAGSLVALSKTVNQAHAILTFIDAISEKTLNSTVTLTAGRGRGKSAALGISIAASVAHGYSNIFVTSPSPENLKTLFEFVFKGFDALGYQEHIDYDIIQSTNPDFNKAIVRVDIKRDHRQTIQYIMPNDNHLLGQAELVVIDEAAAIPLPVVKKLLGPYLIFMASTINGYEGTGRSLSLKLIQQLRTQSATSGRENSQTELSSRDNKKSDGMYATSRQLREISLDEPIRYAPGDPVEKWLNKLLCLDVTLIKNPKFAARGTPHPSQCNLFIVNRDTLFSYHPVSENFLEKMMALYVASHYKNSPNDLQLMSDAPAHQLFVLLPPVDPKDSGRIPDPLCVIQIALEGQISKDSVRNSLSRGKRAGGDLIPWLVSQQFQDEEFAGLSGARIVRIATNPEYSSMGYGSRAIQLLRDYFEGKFADMSENTKPKDYSLKRVNDHELAKTNLLKDNITLRDAKTLPPLLLQLSEQPPSFLHYLGVSYGLTQELHKFWRNNKFVPVYLRQTANDLTGEHTCVMLSVLEGRESNWLTQFAKDFHKRFLYLLSYDFSKFTSVQALSVIESSKKASSLFDSENSTLDTQLTKKQLDEIFSPFDLKRLDSYANNLLDYHVIVDMLPMLSMLYFGGKFGTEVKLSSVQSAILLAIGLQHKRIDDISKELNLPANQSIAMFAKVMRKVSIYFRQVLSDSIEEELPALKDDNLDEMNGEEIKTYDAAGTMDQLEEDLEEAGSEAVKAMKERQHELINSLNLDKYAINDDSTDWNESKKSLEKAVKTKGVVSVKTGKKRSTEKSDDIYKSEMNSLRKAKKSKKSSKKN; from the coding sequence ATGGCCAAAAAAGCTATTGATTCTCGTATTCCGTCTATCATCAGAAATGGTGTCCAAACTAAGCAAAGATCTTTTTTTGTGATTGTCGGTGATAATGCTCGTAATCAACTTCCAAATCtgcattatttaatgatgaGTGctgatttaaaaatgaacaaatcTGTTCTATGGGCCTATAAGAATAAGTTATCTGGTTTCACTTCTCatagaaagaaaagagaaCAAAAAATCAAGAAAGAAATCAAGAGAGGTACAAGAGATGTCAATGAACAAGATCcttttgaaacttttatCTCAAATCAAAGTATTAGATATGTATACTATAAAGAAACCGAAAAAATTTTAGGTAATACTTATGGTATGTGTATTTTACAAGATTTTGAAGGTCTAACACCGAATTTATTAGCAAGAACCATCGAAACAGTTGAAGGTGGTGGTATGATCATCATCTTATTGAAATCAATGACATCATTGAAACAATTGTATACCATGACTATGGATATTCACTCACGTTATAGAACAGAAGCCCATAACGATGTTATTGCAAGATTTAACGaaagatttattttatctttagGTTCTAACCCAAATTGTTTGGTGGTGgatgatgaattaaatgTATTACCTATTTCTGGTGGTAAAAATGTAGAGAGGTTACCACCTCCTGATACTGATGAATTAACTCCAAAACAATTggaattaaaagatttaaaagaatCATTAGAGGATGTTCAACCTGCAGGATCATTAGTTGCCTTATCGAAAACCGTCAACCAAGCTCATGCTATCTTAACTTTTATTGATGCAATTTCtgaaaaaacattaaattcAACTGTCACTCTAACAGCTGGAAGAGGTAGAGGTAAATCTGCTGCTTTGGGTATCTCTATTGCTGCTTCAGTTGCACATGGTTATTCCAACATTTTCGTTACTTCTCCATCCCCAGAAAActtaaaaacattatttgaatttgttttCAAAGGTTTTGATGCATTAGGTTACCAAGAACATATTGATTATGATATCATCCAGTCGACTAACCCTGATTTCAATAAAGCAATCGTTAGAGTTGATATTAAACGTGACCATAGACAAActattcaatatattatgCCAAATGACAATCATTTATTAGGTCAAGCAGAATTAGTCGTCATTGATGAAGCTGCTGCCATCCCATTACCAGTTGTTAAAAAGTTGTTAGGCCcatatttgatttttatgGCTTCCACAATCAACGGTTACGAAGGTACTGGTAGATCATTATCCTTAAAGTTAATTCAACAATTGAGAACTCAATCAGCTACAAGTGGCCGTGAAAACTCACAAACTGAACTTTCCTCCAGAGATAATAAGAAGAGTGATGGTATGTACGCCACTTCTCGTCAATTAAGAGAAATTTCATTAGATGAGCCTATTAGATATGCTCCAGGTGATCCAGTAGAAAAATggttaaataaattattatgtCTAGATGTTACATTAATCAAGAACCCTAAATTTGCAGCAAGAGGCACACCACATCCTTCACAATGTAATCTATTTATCGTAAACAGAGACACATTGTTCTCATACCACCCTGTTTCTGAAAATTTCCTGGAGAAGATGATGGCTCTTTATGTTGCATCCcattataaaaattcacCAAATGATTTACAACTAATGAGTGATGCACCAGCACATCAGCTGTTTGTCCTATTACCCCCGGTCGATCCAAAAGATAGTGGTAGAATTCCAGATCCATTGTGTGTTATCCAAATTGCTCTTGAAGGTCAAATTTCCAAGGACAGTGTAAGAAACTCCTTATCTCGTGGTAAGAGAGCAGGCGGTGATCTAATTCCATGGTTAGTTTCACAACAGTTTcaagatgaagaatttgCTGGTCTAAGTGGTGCTCGTATTGTTAGAATTGCTACTAATCCAGAGTATTCATCTATGGGTTATGGTTCTCGTGCCATTCAATTATTAAGAGATTATTTCGAAGGTAAATTTGCCGATATGTCTGAAAATACTAAGCCAAAGGACTATTCCTTAAAAAGGGTCAATGACCACGAATTAGCTAAAACTAACTTACTGAAAGATAATATTACGTTGAGAGATGCTAAGACATTACctccattattattacaacTATCAGAACAACCTCCAAGCTTCTTACACTATTTAGGTGTTTCATATGGGTTAACTCAAGAATTACATAAATTCTGGAGAAATAACAAATTTGTTCCTGTTTACTTACGTCAAACCGCCAATGATTTAACTGGTGAACACACTTGTGTTATGTTAAGTGTACTAGAAGGTAGAGAATCAAATTGGTTAACCCAATTTGCCAAAGATTTCCATAAAAgatttttgtatttattatcttATGACTTCTCTAAATTTACCTCAGTACAAGCTCTAAGTGTTATTGAAAGTAGCAAGAAAGCTTCCTCATTATTTGACTCAGAAAACTCAACCTTAGATACACAATTAACTAAGAAACAATTAGATGAGATTTTCTCACCATTTGACTTGAAGAGACTAGATAGTTATGCCAACAATTTGTTAGATTATCATGTTATTGTTGATATGTTACCAATGTTATCTATGTTATACTTTGGTGGCAAATTTGGAACTGAAGTAAAATTATCAAGCGTCCAAAGTGCTATTTTATTAGCCATTGGTCTACAACATAAACGTATTGATGATATCTCGAAAGAACTAAACTTACCAGCTAATCAGAGTATAGCCATGTTTGCCAAAGTAATGAGAAAAGTCTCGATTTATTTCCGTCAAGTATTGAGCGATTCTATAGAGGAAGAATTGCCAGCATTGAAAGATGATAATCTAGATGAAATGAATGGTGAAGAGATTAAGACCTACGATGCAGCCGGTACAATGGATcaattagaagaagatttgGAAGAAGCAGGTTCTGAAGCTGTGAAAGCAATGAAGGAAAGACAGCATGAATTAATCAACTCATTGAACCTTGACAAATACGCCATTAATGATGATAGCACAGATTGGAATGAATCCAAGAAGAGTCTAGAGAAGGCCGTCAAAACTAAAGGTGTCGTTTCTGTCAAAACTGGTAAAAAGAGATCCACAGAAAAGTCAGATGACATTTACAAGTCAGAGATGAATAGTTTAAGGAAGGCCAAGAAGTCCAAGAAATCttccaaaaaaaattag
- the LSM12 gene encoding Lsm12p (similar to Saccharomyces cerevisiae LSM12 (YHR121W); ancestral locus Anc_2.142), with protein sequence MALNLENVVGFKVQITNVLDAVTEGFIYSFNSQNNTITLQVSRKNQSRKSFKIINCQFIKTLKVIGEKPPNNLNTFKKTSIRPSQVNLNRVDQYLNEQLTKNALSYRLKGKNVSIEGQAIFDALYKTFSDTKWIGSKIIVLDNVEIVEPYKFDSVKALNENDHTSADSIDMVKRIVQRSWEDLNAAYMNNNVLENDDVYDDDDNRKGG encoded by the coding sequence ATGGCATTGAATTTGGAGAATGTGGTAGGTTTCAAAGTTCAAATTACAAATGTTTTGGATGCTGTTACAGAAGGGTTTATTTACTCGTTTAATTCGCAGAATAATACCATTACACTGCAGGTTTCCAGGAAAAATCAGTCTCGAAAATCGTTTAAGATCATTAATTgtcaattcattaaaacTTTGAAAGTAATTGGCGAAAAACCTCCAAACAATCTAAACACATTCAAGAAGACATCCATAAGACCAAGTCAAGTTAATTTAAATAGAGTAGATCAGTATTTGAATGAACAATTAACGAAAAATGCTCTGAGTTATAGATTAAAGGGTAAAAACGTGAGTATTGAGGGTCAAGCAATTTTTGATGCATTATATAAGACATTTTCGGATACAAAATGGATAGGGTCAAAGATCATAGTTCTAGACAATGTTGAAATAGTAGAACCATATAAATTCGATAGTGTTAAAGCATTGAATGAGAATGATCACACAAGTGCAGACTCGATCGATATGGTCAAACGTATTGTTCAGAGATCTTGGGAAGATTTGAATGCTGCATAcatgaataataatgttcttgaaaatgatgatgtttatgatgatgatgataatagAAAAGGTggttaa
- the NDT80 gene encoding transcription factor NDT80 (similar to Saccharomyces cerevisiae NDT80 (YHR124W); ancestral locus Anc_2.135), translating to MSAATMNDSHQIVDPEIVNETTEDDGNELKPKYEELDDEMKENFKIMENYLRVNKCYQKKGLKNNIYNDNNNNENNHEVENVCDNDGEDNDDDVDYISDEKAGMGNMQLKTLTHADGTTSTYFDKRKLKIAPRSTLQFKVGPSFELIGNYNEVFDLKNSSKKINFQLIPRIDRGFDYIEEEWVGYKRNYFTLVSSFDMDGKDFNQVLKSSYLLKLYQDGTNNNIFRKIKYFAIKIKAMSDEDFSEINLIQHTAKRDKGPQSSPQLCPVIPSPLPKHQIIREASNVRNIAKKKKYDSTFYFHREQNLDGFDIESLVNSYPNDCIQKVARFERIQFASSINVKNPPQKNKYFRLHVILGAVIDGCEFPSDSQYYSNYENIGMNNGSIECFVPLQEMRTPQLIIRGRSPSNYTSYNKTNTVKEKLQSQNLSQLIIQKKVLNKISKSTIENNENIQKNNLHFKPLIDNEVDNKENIAPYFETKINCQEFKPRSNKRVITLGQIEEIILQENAATMKNSTENTLNYLNKKLQQPELDLPRPVYSRHYSIDPRDIDLKFEDMNVQEDNYIVGSLIMHNVQLPNTIRDGTEITDANTIRTILTTPCTTATIAATRSVPMRIGTSLSTNVKKTAYHLSNNFDTLNSSFDFESSSNDNYGDKSTLSYSEHINNINAGNLSNLRSLENIPRLFNKGKTEKSFTSLQNDKILKYAENSASSTTHNLKLNNSVTLKSKLPSQLNDTRELYSEPSFYNH from the coding sequence ATGTCAGCAGCGACAATGAATGATAGTCACCAAATTGTTGACCCAGAGATTGTAAATGAAACAACAGAAGATGATGGGAATGAATTGAAACCAAAATATGAAGAGTTAGATGACGAAATGAAGGAAAATTTTAAGATTATGGAAAATTATTTAAGGGTAAATAAATGTTACCAAAAAAAAGGtcttaaaaataacatttataatgacaacaataataatgaaaataatcatGAAGTAGAAAATGTTTGTGATAACGATGGTGAggataatgatgatgacgTAGATTATATTTCTGATGAGAAAGCAGGCATGGGGAATATGCAATTGAAAACGTTAACTCATGCGGATGGTACAACGTCGACCTATTTTGATAAAcgaaaattgaaaattgcTCCAAGATCAACTTTGCAGTTTAAAGTGGGTCCATCTTTTGAGCTTATTGGTAACTATAATGAGGTATTTGACTTGAAGAATTcaagcaaaaaaataaatttccAATTAATTCCAAGAATTGACAGAGGGTTTGattatattgaagaagaatgGGTTGgttataaaagaaattattttaccttagtttcatcatttgataTGGATGGGAAAGATTTTAATCAGGTATTGAAAAGttcttatttattaaaattatatcaaGATGGAACAAacaataacatttttagaaaaataaaatattttgctattaaaattaaagcaatgaGTGATGAAGATTTTAGTgagataaatttaattcagCATACTGCAAAACGTGATAAAGGTCCACAATCTTCTCCACAACTTTGCCCAGTTATACCTTCTCCATTGCCAAAGCATCAGATTATAAGAGAAGCGTCAAATGTAAGAAATATAGccaagaaaaaaaaatatgattcAACATTCTACTTTCATAGAGAACAAAATCTTGATGGATTCGATATTGAATCCTTAGTTAATTCATATCCTAATGACTGTATTCAAAAGGTTGCAAGATTCGAAAGGATTCAGTTtgcttcttcaataaatgTTAAAAACCCACCtcaaaagaataaatattttagacTCCATGTGATTTTAGGGGCAGTAATCGATGGTTGCGAGTTTCCAAGTGATTCTCAATATTATTCTaattatgaaaatattgGGATGAATAATGGTTCAATTGAATGTTTTGTGCCTTTGCAAGAAATGAGAACGCCGCAATTAATCATAAGAGGTAGATCGCCTTCAAATTACACTTCTTACAACAAAACTAATACAGTAAAGGAAAAATTACAAAGCCAAAACCTAAGCCaactaataattcaaaagaaggttttgaataaaatttctaaatcaactattgaaaataatgaaaatatacaaaaaaataacttGCATTTTAAACCATTGATTGATAATGAAGTTGATAACAAAGAAAACATCGCTCCCTATTTTGAaactaaaattaattgtCAAGAATTTAAACCTAGATCCAACAAGCGTGTCATCACATTGGGtcaaattgaagaaattattcTTCAAGAAAATGCAGCTACAATGAAGAATAGTACGGAGAATactttaaattatttgaataaaaaactTCAGCAGCCTGAACTTGACCTCCCACGCCCAGTATATTCTAGGcattattcaattgatccaagagatattgatttaaaatttgagGACATGAATGTACAAGAAGATAATTACATTGTCGGTTCCTTAATAATGCACAATGTTCAACTTCCCAATACCATTAGAGATGGCACAGAAATTACTGACGCAAATACGATAAGAACAATTTTGACAACACCATGCACTACGGCTACTATTGCTGCAACAAGATCAGTTCCCATGAGAATTGGTACAAGTTTATCTACAAATGTTAAGAAGACGGCATATCATCTGTCAAACAATTTTGATACACTAAATAGCAGTTTTGATTTTGAGTCATCATCTAATGATAATTATGGTGATAAATCGACATTATCGTATTCGGAgcatattaataatattaatgcAGGTAATTTATCTAATTTGAGAAGTTTAGAAAACATTCCAAGATTATTTAACAAGGGAAAGACAGAAAAATCCTTTACCTCTTTACAGAATGATAAGATTCTCAAATATGCTGAAAATAGCGCTTCGTCCACAACGCATAAtctaaaattaaacaaCAGTGTTACATTAAAATCGAAACTTCCCTCGCAGTTGAACGACACCAGAGAGTTATATTCAGAACCAAGCTTCTATAATCATTAA
- the NRK1 gene encoding ribosylnicotinamide kinase (similar to Saccharomyces cerevisiae NRK1 (YNL129W); ancestral locus Anc_2.140), protein MKASNQKVILIGLGGCSSSGKSTIAKIANSLITNSVLIHQDDFFKHDNEIPINSKYNIQDWDTPDAIDFDLFKQELISIKKDGKIKTELIHNDNVEDPFKKFSLPYGFINSISSKFNKIIEAQQTTSKCELKIVIVEGFMLYNDPNIAKLFDISLLVRSSYNTLKERRAGRPGYQTLDSYWVDPPYYFDEFVYKSYADTHSYLFINSDVESGMLKPEFKDTIFLFDNNNDTKIEDAVSWIFDAVAKSLN, encoded by the coding sequence ATGAAAGCTTCGAATCAAAAAGTAATATTAATCGGTTTAGGTGGTTGCTCGTCGTCTGGTAAGAGTACAATCGCTAAGATTGCAAACTCATTGATAACTAATTCAGTGTTAATACACCAGGACGATTTTTTCAAACACGATAATGAAATCCCAATTAattctaaatataatatacaaGACTGGGACACTCCAGACGCAATAGATTTTGATCTTTTCAAACAAGAATTAATTTCTATAAAGAAAGATGGTAAAATCAAAACCGAACTAATTCATAACGATAACGTCGAGGATCCCTTCAAAAAGTTTTCATTACCATATGGTTTCATAAATTCAATTAGTTCAAagtttaataaaatcattgaaGCACAACAAACTACTTCCAAATGtgaattaaaaattgttatAGTCGAAGGTTTTATGCTATATAATGATCCGAATATAGCAAAACTATTCGATATCAGTCTTTTAGTCAGAAGTTCCTATAATACTTTAAAGGAACGTAGAGCCGGAAGACCTGGTTATCAAACACTGGATTCATATTGGGTTGACCCACCTTATTATTTCGATGAATTTGTTTATAAAAGTTATGCCGATACACACAGTTATCTCTTTATTAATTCTGATGTTGAAAGTGGTATGTTAAAACctgaatttaaagatactattttcttatttgaCAATAATAACGATACTAAAATAGAAGATGCTGTTTCATGGATATTTGATGCAGTTGCAAAATCGTTAAACTAA
- the CPT1 gene encoding diacylglycerol cholinephosphotransferase (similar to Saccharomyces cerevisiae EPT1 (YHR123W) and CPT1 (YNL130C); ancestral locus Anc_2.138): MGFFVPSKSIENLSQYKYQSEDRSLITKHILKPFWLKFSNVFPLWMAPNVVTLLGFSFIAINVLTALYFDPTLTQGSPRWAYLTYAIGVFMYQTFDACDGIHARRTGQSGPLGELFDHCIDSLNTTLSLIPYASTTRMGFSYMFLLAQFSLLCNFYLSTWEEYHTHKLFLSEFSGPVEGILSVVISFILCAIFGDEAIFQKVLFELKLSGSVFPITTLYGAYVFSTIALMFNVYSARNNVVEYYKGNTENEKTIEKNIRTATIGLSPFFTYFGSIFALTVVEPRFISLPFILTIGLTVAFVVGRIIVNHLTKQKFPLVNVPMLIPSVQSVLYVIFIHIFNYNDVDTIYNLVWLSFGVSLGIHGMFINEIIYEFTTYLDVYALSIKHPKQV; encoded by the coding sequence ATGGGATTTTTTGTACCAAGTAAAAGTATTGAGAATTTATCtcaatataaatatcaaagCGAAGATCGTTCTTTGATCACtaaacatattttaaaaccCTTTTGGTTAAAGTTTTCTAATGTTTTCCCACTCTGGATGGCACCTAATGTGGTAACATTATTGGGTTTTTCCTTTATTGCCATCAATGTGTTGACTGCTTTATACTTTGATCCAACTTTAACACAAGGTTCTCCACGCTGGGCTTATTTAACTTATGCTATTGGTGTTTTCATGTACCAAACCTTCGATGCCTGTGATGGTATTCATGCCAGAAGAACAGGTCAATCGGGTCCTTTGGGCGAACTGTTTGATCATTGTATCGATTCATTGAATACCACATTATCTTTAATCCCATATGCGTCAACAACAAGAATGGGATTTTCTTATATGTTTTTGTTAGCACAATTTTCCTTACTGTGTAACTTTTATTTAAGTACGTGGGAAGAATACCATACGCATAAACTGTTTTTAAGTGAATTTTCTGGCCCAGTGGAAGGTATTTTGTCAGTAgttatttcatttatattatgTGCTATATTCGGTGATGAAGCAATCTTCCAAAAAGTTTTATTTGAGCTGAAGTTATCTGGATCTGTGTTCCCAATCACTACGCTATATGGTGCATACGTTTTCAGTACAATAGCATTAATGTTCAACGTTTATTCTGCTAGAAATAATGTTGTAGAGTACTATAAAGGTAATactgaaaatgaaaaaacaattgaaaagaacATAAGAACAGCAACTATTGGTTTATCTCCATTTTTTACATATTTTGGCTCAATATTTGCATTAACAGTGGTTGAACCTAGGTTTATATCGTTGCCGTTCATTCTAACCATTGGGTTAACCGTGGCATTTGTTGTTGGGCGTATCATTGTAAACCatttaacaaaacaaaagtTTCCTCTGGTTAATGTCCCAATGCTTATTCCATCTGTTCAATCAGTATTATATGTTATTTTCATCCATATCTTCAATTATAACGATGTCGAtacaatttataatttggTTTGGCTAAGTTTTGGTGTATCTTTAGGTATTCATGGAATGTTcataaatgaaattatctATGAATTTACGACATATTTAGATGTCTATGCATTATCAATTAAACATCCAAAACAAGTTTAG